tttctttacggagggagtacttattACATTCCATCTAAAGCCTCGAACTAAATTGTTTCCAAAAATAGCATGCCCGTTCTTTGCATTATAAACAACCATGCGAAGGCAGGTAGCTCGTCCGGCAACCACTAGCTGAATAATACACATCCCAGCAGTCTGTAACCTTCGCTAGGTCTCTCAGCACTCCCCAAACAAGCTCGCGAAGTCAGGATGAGGCCGTTCTACACGATGCTACTAGCCCTCGCCATTGTGGTGCTCTGTTCAGGTATGCATATCCACTCACCGACTCACGTTGGCATATCTACGTGCGTTATTAGTTTCAACTTTTCAAGTAACACAAACTGGAGTAATATATATGCCTCGCGCTAACTTCTCTGTGTGCGCTGTTCGATCCGTAGATGTGGTGACAGAGGTGGTGACGGCTAACGGCGGTGGCGCCACTGCGACGGTGACCCCATGGACTGCAAGGTGCTCCCGACCATCCCCGGCATATGCAATCCTAACAAGTGCATGGAGTACTGCCAGCACCGCATCAGGGGCACCTCGGTGGGCGAGTGCGTTTCCGACGGATGCCAGTGCACGTACTGCGGTATCCCACCTAGTGGTCGTCGGAACTGAACGGAGAGCAGGCAAACGCTGCTGCATGCTTCTTTTTCCTGATGAATAATGATAATATGTTGATGACGTTTGGTCGAGTAGGATATTGACCTCCTTAATTGTCACTCTCAAATAATGCTCGTGTTTTTATATATTTTATATCGCAAAAAGAAATACAAGCAATGGCAGGATTCATGTGATAAAGAAAGAGCCAACCTGAATTGATGTTATTAAATACCTCTATCGCACTTTTCTCCTTTCTTcctttctttctcttttttcttttttcctatttccttttcttttctcgtTTTTTCAAACAGTTTTTTTTTCgggttttatttttcttttttttcctttttcttttgaaATGTCCAAACTTTTTCAATTTCGCTTTTTCTAAAAATCAATAAACTTATTTTAATTTTGTGAATATTTTCTCAAAATTGGttaatttttttaaattttttatcTTCTTATCAatattgatgaactttttttcaaaatcgatgagcCTTTTTAAAAATGTATGAATTTTTTCAAAGTTGATGAACTTTGTTTTTCAAAATCGATGGACTTTTTCAAAATCGATAAACTTTTTCCAAATCCTTGGACATTTTTTCCAAAATCCGTGAATTTTTTTCTATTCATGGTATTTTTCAATTTGTGAACATTTTACAAATCCACAAActttttttcaaatccatgaacttttCCGAAAAGATGAACCACTTGTCGAAAGTCAACGGTTAATGGTCAACTTGTTGAACCACGAAGAACCAATTGGGCGTATGCTCCTCACGAGCGACGGCTGATCGCTCGTGTAGTTCGGCCGGCCCCATGAAAGGTGACGTGCGAGCACTGCGTCCACTAACTGGCGCAATAAGCGCTGACTAGGAGCTCCCGTTGTATAGGAAGTAGCGTCATACAAACCGGCGCACACACCTCTCCGTCCTCGGCTTGGCCCAtttgtttatttttcttttttttaaccTTCAAAATATAGGTGCATGAAGTAGAATTCCAACTATTGAACTCTTGGATTACTTCCGCCCGCTATAACTTCGAACTGTGAACTCTTTCTtaaatttgtgaatcttttcaATTTGTAGATTGATTAAGGTGGTGCTTAATGTTCTCGTTTTCCAAACTTTTTTCACAAATTTAAGGAATGTTTGCATTTCAAAAATATTGATAATTGTTTTCAAAAGTATGTGGTTTGCCTGTCCATTAGGTGGACGTTCCCTAGATTTGTAGATTGATCAAGGTGGAGCTTCTGACCTTAACAGCAATTTCTCCCTCAGACTGTATTTCTTGAAGGGTCGCGGTGGATCTATTCCACCTAGTCACCAGGATGCTTCGAGAAGATTTTTGTACCCGCCTACTTGCCTATCTCGGCCTCAAGGAGGGCAGTCGGGCTTCTCGGTCCACTCGCACTTAGATAGCACGTTGTCCTTGGCCTCCTCGTCTAGCTCTGGAAGCGGGATCCTTCAAGGGTAGAACTGATTAGCCCTGGCCTTCccaagattgtgatcaagttccTTCTCAGCCCTGAGGGACTCGACCTACCCTTCATTAAGTTCATTATGTTCGGATTTAAGCCACTGGGACTTTTGCTTAATGCTTTTGTACGTGCTGGCCAATCTTCCGTGGAATACTTCGAGCAGAGGTACCTCAAGGGGTTCCTCGAAGAGATCATATTCATCGGGCCCGAGGCTTCTATCTTCCTCGGACTCTGGCATGTAGTTCCTATCCTCAGGGTCATCTTCGTCTCGTTGATCATATCGTCGTCGTTGTTGTCATTGCCGGCGTTCTGGTTGTTGGCGTTGTCCTGAGCGGCACTATTGTCGGGAGTATCTTCAATTGGTTAGATAAGGTCATGGAAAAAAATGGGTCCATTCAAGGATGTCGAGAAACAACGTGCTCTTAGACTGGGTCTCCTAGCCTACCCGAACACTCTCTGTTCAACATGGTCTATGTTTGTACATACTTGAAGTGACCACAAATTTTGCAAGCAGGTCGGTCTGCCCATCATAAGGATACAAGCTAGGTTTGATTGATTTTCGACACCATATGCAAGTTGCGACACGTCAACCCATTTATCATTCTTTTTTGACTGAGAAAACTCCACCCGATGCAAAATttgtagaaaacaaaaacaacTTGACATGACGCCTTGAATTGGTCATACTATGTCATGATAAAAAATGTAACCATTTTAAGATTGGCGAGAAACAAGGTGCTCTTAGACGGAGCCTCGTGGCCTACTCGGACACTCTCCGTTGAACATGGCCTACTTTTGGCTCTTTTTAAATGACCCCAACTTTTGCAAGGAGGTCGGCATGCCCATGGTAGGCATCCATGCTAGGGTTGAATAATTTCCAACATCGTATGCAAGTTGTGACACGCGCGGCCATTTATCGGCCTTTCTTGACGGAGAGAACTCCACAAAATGTAAAATTTATCAAAAACCAAAACAACTTGGCATGGTGCCTTAAATTGGTTATACAAGGCCATGGCAAAACTTAGGGCTTAAAGAAAGTGGAAGAAAACATGCTCTCACACTGAGTCTTATGGCCTTGTGGCCCACCCGAATACCCTCCGTTGAACATGCTCTACTTTTGCACATTTTTTAAATGACCCCAACTTTGCAAGTAGGTGGGCATGACCATGATAGGAATCCATGTCAGGTTTGAATATTTTTCGACGAAGTATGCATCCGGCCATTTTTCGATCTTTTCTTACCGAGGAAAATGCAGAAAACGCAAAATTTGTCTAAAACGACCAACTTGGCATGGTGGCTTCAATTGGTCATATAAGGTCATGTAAAAAATAGTGTCCATTTCAAGGATGTCGAGAAACAACATGATGTCACACAAAGCCTACTGGCCTATCAAAACACCCTTTGTTCAACATAGTCTATTTTTGGACATTCTTAAACGGACCCCCAACATTTGCAAGCAGGTGGGCATGCCCATGGTAGGTATGCATACCAGATTTGAACGATTTCCGACACCATATGCTAGTTGCGACATGTCTAGCCATTTATCACCTTTTTTACCGGGAAAACTCCAGAAAAAGCGAAATTTGTAGAAAACCAAAATAACTTGGCATGGTTCCTtgaattggtcatacaagcaaataaaaaaatgatgatCATTTGAGAGATGTTGAGAAACAACATGCTCTCCAATAGAGTCTTTTTGCCTACCTTGACACCCTACGTTGAACATGGTGTTAATTCTACACAGATACAAAAAATGTTTGCGGAAATTCAAAAAAAACGTTTAGTTTTTCGTTTGGAATTTCATATTTGTTAGTgtctttaaaaaaatgttcatgttcaTACTTTCAGTCACTCGCTCTTTAAAAAAGAGTTTCACATTTTGACATTCCGAGCAATTTTGAAAGACACAAATGTTTTATTGAAATTTTTGCACAATTTTAAATTGCGAACAATTGTATTttatgaacaaaatttgaaacaATGATCATTTTTTGAAACTTTGAACATTTTTTTATAAGTGCGAGCATATTGTTGAAAATAACAACAAAGGGAAAACGAAAACatgtaaaaggaaaaaaaaacaaatAGTAAACCGGTCGCTGAGTGCTATATTTTCATTTCTATTTTTAAAGTTTATTTTTCATTTTTAACAGATGTTCAGAAATTTCAGAAATGTTCATGTTCGAAGAGACATTTACTATTGTCAAAAAGAAAATCACATGCGAAATTTAAACAAAGATTTAATCTTTCGTGACATATATGTTCATATAAAGTGTGCTGCAATTACGGCTAACAAATCAGATGTGCTGCAGTGGCTATT
The genomic region above belongs to Triticum urartu cultivar G1812 unplaced genomic scaffold, Tu2.1 TuUngrouped_contig_7224, whole genome shotgun sequence and contains:
- the LOC125531485 gene encoding uncharacterized protein LOC125531485 is translated as MRPFYTMLLALAIVVLCSDVVTEVVTANGGGATATVTPWTARCSRPSPAYAILTSAWSTASTASGAPRWASAFPTDASARTAVSHLVVVGTERRAGKRCCMLLFPDE